In Paucidesulfovibrio longus DSM 6739, a genomic segment contains:
- the rodA gene encoding rod shape-determining protein RodA yields the protein MDRKFLLSINWPLVGVTAVLFFLGVLNLYSASGFRMEEGLNVDPYFRKQLIWGLMGLPCMAVFMLVDYRHLKTAAWPLFWLTVVMLVAVFFFGKTIYGARRWIDLGFMHFQPSEMAKISVLILGARLLSRDTGKLDFLQLGGIFGVCCLPVILVIKQPDLGSGLSVFLILGGMILYRGLTSRVLRTLIVAVPATLPLAWFALHDYQKRRIVSFLNPESDPKGAGYHKLQSEIAVGSGELWGKGFLGGTQSHYRFLPEKHTDFALAVFSEEWGFVGSMVLLSLFCAFLYQIALVARDAKDLFGSYLAAGVFFYFFWQILINMGMVLGLMPVVGIPLPFLSYGGSATLVNFCLVGLVLNVSMRRFLFKKV from the coding sequence ATGGATCGCAAGTTTCTTCTCTCCATCAACTGGCCGCTGGTCGGCGTCACCGCGGTGCTTTTCTTCCTGGGCGTCCTCAATCTCTATTCCGCCAGCGGGTTTCGCATGGAAGAAGGGCTCAACGTGGACCCCTACTTCCGCAAGCAGCTCATCTGGGGTCTCATGGGGCTGCCGTGCATGGCCGTGTTCATGCTCGTGGACTACCGCCACCTCAAGACCGCGGCCTGGCCCCTGTTCTGGCTCACGGTGGTCATGCTCGTGGCCGTGTTCTTTTTCGGCAAGACCATCTACGGCGCTCGGCGCTGGATTGATCTCGGCTTCATGCACTTCCAGCCCAGCGAAATGGCCAAGATCAGCGTGCTCATCCTGGGCGCGCGGCTGCTCTCGCGCGACACGGGCAAGCTCGACTTTCTCCAGCTGGGGGGCATTTTCGGCGTCTGCTGCCTGCCCGTGATCCTGGTCATCAAGCAGCCGGACCTCGGCTCCGGCCTGAGCGTGTTCCTGATCCTGGGCGGCATGATCCTCTACAGGGGGCTGACGTCCCGCGTATTGCGAACGCTCATCGTGGCCGTGCCCGCCACCCTGCCCCTGGCCTGGTTCGCGCTCCACGACTACCAGAAGCGCAGGATCGTCTCCTTCCTGAACCCGGAGAGCGACCCCAAGGGCGCGGGCTACCACAAGCTCCAGTCCGAGATCGCGGTCGGCTCCGGCGAGCTCTGGGGCAAGGGCTTTCTCGGCGGCACCCAGAGCCACTACCGCTTCCTGCCGGAAAAGCACACGGACTTCGCCCTGGCGGTCTTTTCCGAGGAGTGGGGCTTCGTCGGGTCCATGGTGCTGCTCAGCCTGTTCTGCGCCTTTCTCTACCAGATCGCCCTGGTCGCGCGCGACGCCAAAGACCTTTTCGGGAGCTACCTCGCCGCAGGAGTGTTCTTCTATTTCTTCTGGCAAATCCTCATAAATATGGGTATGGTGCTAGGGCTGATGCCGGTGGTGGGCATCCCCCTGCCATTCTTGAGTTATGGGGGCAGCGCCACCCTGGTGAACTTCTGTCTGGTGGGGCTCGTACTGAACGTTTCCATGCGCAGGTTCCTGTTCAAGAAGGTCTAA
- a CDS encoding ATP synthase F0 subunit B: protein MVIPDKSIFIQFVNFVLMLILLNWVLIKPIRGIIQKRKELMAEQMGGIEKFTSEAETKLKDYEAALDAARKDGMEIRSQLKGEGSAKEQEIMSAAGAQAAATLREAEAKIEAETNSAMDALKKSVDGYAQKATNKILGQA, encoded by the coding sequence ATGGTTATACCTGATAAATCAATCTTCATCCAATTCGTCAACTTCGTGCTGATGCTGATCCTGCTGAACTGGGTTCTCATCAAACCCATCCGCGGCATCATTCAGAAGCGCAAGGAGTTGATGGCCGAGCAGATGGGCGGCATCGAAAAGTTCACCTCCGAGGCCGAGACCAAGCTCAAGGACTATGAAGCCGCTCTGGACGCCGCCCGCAAGGACGGCATGGAAATCCGCAGCCAGCTCAAGGGTGAAGGCTCCGCCAAGGAGCAGGAGATCATGTCCGCCGCCGGTGCTCAGGCCGCAGCCACGCTGCGCGAGGCCGAGGCGAAGATCGAGGCCGAGACGAACAGCGCCATGGACGCGCTGAAGAAGAGCGTTGACGGCTACGCGCAGAAGGCCACGAACAAGATTCTTGGCCAGGCATAA
- a CDS encoding bactofilin family protein produces MAKDEINAFLGAGTNYHGKLNFQGSVRIDGTFTGEVESDGTLVIGKDAVVEGTILVGQLVLSGRLTGEVEARQKVSLKKTADMKGDIRTPVLIMDEGAVLEGRLTMGSLDALPSSSES; encoded by the coding sequence ATGGCCAAGGACGAGATCAACGCCTTTCTCGGGGCGGGGACCAACTATCACGGCAAGCTGAACTTTCAGGGCTCGGTCCGCATCGACGGCACCTTCACGGGTGAAGTGGAGTCGGACGGCACCCTGGTCATCGGCAAGGACGCCGTGGTCGAGGGTACCATTCTGGTGGGCCAGCTGGTGCTTTCCGGCAGGCTGACCGGCGAGGTGGAGGCGCGGCAGAAGGTTTCCCTGAAGAAGACCGCCGACATGAAGGGCGACATCCGCACTCCTGTGCTCATCATGGACGAGGGTGCGGTTCTGGAAGGTCGTCTGACCATGGGGTCGCTGGACGCGCTTCCTTCCAGCTCCGAGAGCTGA
- the mrdA gene encoding penicillin-binding protein 2, with translation MSGLLSPHEKEPPRHGLLLLQLLILGVFCVFTLRFWYLQVHEGQEFARKAKANQLRREHVYAPRGLIRARGGELLATNEPAYALGLVREDCHDVEATLDAVSRWTGLDRAKLAEVYRKGRGKVKPFEPLILSQDLGFKEVAEVEAHKLRWPGLEILVRSRRNYSYGDLFCHVLGYVAEANESELDNDDGLSLGDNVGKLGLEKVLETRLRGIKGVREFEVDVTGRRMAEVNTLPPNAGEDVTLAIDLKLQSLVHEAMAGKEGVVVVMDADSGQVLALLSAPTFDANHFAGGISSEEWRKLSDDPQHPLLNRVTQSAYPPGSVFKLVMAGCGLKEDMLNPSETVFCPGSLSLGSHVFRCWRRGGHGNVNLRRALVESCDVYFYRLGMKLGVDRISAFSFACGFGKPTGIDLPHEKGGNIPTREWKLKTFGERWQKGEDLNFAIGQGYTLVTPLQVARYIAALINGGKLLKPQLLASAEPEVQTQIPLNAHERELIKDAMVRTVEDPSGTCWRARTPGAVVGAKTGTAQVARLTDELKALKDEDIPYKLRDHAWMAGFGEKDGRRYAVVVMVEHGLHGSSGAGPVVKACMDYLFPQTPKGAGK, from the coding sequence ATGAGCGGACTGCTTAGTCCTCATGAAAAAGAGCCCCCCCGCCACGGCCTGCTGCTTCTGCAGCTGCTGATCCTGGGCGTTTTCTGCGTCTTCACGCTGCGTTTCTGGTATCTTCAGGTCCACGAGGGGCAGGAGTTCGCCCGCAAGGCCAAGGCCAACCAGCTCCGCCGCGAGCACGTCTACGCGCCGCGGGGGCTGATCCGCGCGCGCGGCGGCGAGCTGCTGGCCACCAACGAGCCCGCCTACGCCCTGGGGCTCGTGCGCGAGGACTGCCACGACGTGGAGGCCACCCTGGACGCGGTCAGCCGCTGGACCGGCCTGGACCGGGCCAAGCTCGCCGAGGTCTACCGCAAGGGACGCGGCAAGGTGAAGCCCTTCGAGCCGCTGATCCTCAGCCAGGACCTGGGGTTCAAGGAGGTGGCCGAGGTCGAGGCGCACAAGCTGCGCTGGCCCGGCCTGGAAATCCTGGTCCGCTCCCGCCGCAACTACAGCTACGGCGACCTGTTCTGCCACGTGCTCGGCTACGTGGCCGAGGCCAACGAGTCCGAACTGGACAACGACGACGGCCTCTCCCTCGGCGACAACGTGGGCAAGCTCGGCCTGGAAAAGGTGCTGGAAACCCGCCTGCGCGGCATCAAGGGCGTGCGCGAGTTCGAGGTGGACGTCACGGGCCGGCGCATGGCCGAGGTCAACACCCTGCCGCCCAACGCGGGCGAGGACGTGACGCTCGCCATCGATCTCAAGCTCCAGAGCCTCGTGCACGAGGCCATGGCCGGGAAGGAGGGCGTGGTCGTGGTCATGGACGCGGACAGCGGGCAGGTGCTCGCCCTGCTCAGCGCCCCGACCTTCGACGCCAACCATTTCGCCGGGGGCATCTCCTCCGAGGAGTGGCGCAAGCTTTCCGACGACCCCCAGCACCCGCTCCTGAACCGCGTGACCCAGTCGGCCTATCCGCCGGGCTCGGTCTTCAAGCTGGTCATGGCCGGGTGCGGGCTCAAGGAGGACATGCTCAACCCCAGCGAGACGGTGTTCTGTCCGGGCTCGCTCAGCCTCGGCAGCCACGTCTTCCGCTGCTGGCGGCGGGGCGGCCACGGCAACGTGAACCTGCGGCGCGCCCTGGTCGAGTCCTGCGACGTGTATTTCTACCGCCTGGGCATGAAGCTCGGCGTGGACCGCATCAGCGCCTTTTCCTTCGCCTGCGGGTTCGGCAAGCCCACGGGCATCGACCTGCCGCACGAGAAGGGCGGAAACATCCCCACGCGCGAATGGAAGCTGAAGACCTTCGGCGAACGCTGGCAAAAGGGCGAGGATCTCAACTTCGCCATCGGCCAGGGCTACACCCTGGTCACCCCGCTCCAGGTGGCGCGCTACATCGCCGCGCTGATCAACGGCGGCAAGCTGCTCAAGCCGCAGCTCCTGGCGAGCGCCGAACCCGAGGTGCAGACCCAGATCCCCCTGAACGCGCATGAGCGGGAGCTGATCAAGGACGCCATGGTCCGCACCGTGGAAGACCCCTCCGGCACCTGCTGGCGGGCGCGCACGCCCGGAGCCGTGGTCGGGGCCAAGACCGGCACGGCCCAGGTGGCCCGGCTCACGGACGAACTCAAGGCCCTCAAGGACGAAGACATTCCGTACAAGCTCCGGGACCACGCCTGGATGGCCGGTTTCGGGGAAAAGGACGGACGCCGCTACGCCGTGGTCGTCATGGTCGAGCACGGCCTGCACGGTTCCTCCGGGGCCGGTCCCGTGGTCAAGGCCTGCATGGACTATCTCTTCCCCCAGACGCCCAAGGGCGCGGGGAAATGA
- a CDS encoding F0F1 ATP synthase subunit B family protein, whose translation MRRFALWALVAAFVLGLVGVAYATGAGAEAAEAAHEGGHAEAHGIPWGNFAARVANLVIFIGIIWWAAGSKLKAFFGGRKGEIREELNSLEVRKAEAEEKLKGVERGIANLNQEKQKILDEAKKQGEALKVAIIEKAERDAESMKEQAKRTAENEAKAAIDKMRGEMAELVADAAATMVKQQLSEKDHERLVDEYLTKVVLN comes from the coding sequence TTGAGACGGTTCGCACTCTGGGCGTTGGTCGCCGCCTTCGTGCTGGGACTTGTTGGCGTCGCATACGCCACGGGCGCCGGCGCAGAAGCGGCTGAAGCAGCGCACGAGGGAGGTCATGCGGAGGCTCACGGCATCCCCTGGGGCAACTTTGCTGCTCGCGTCGCCAACCTGGTGATCTTCATCGGCATCATCTGGTGGGCTGCCGGCAGCAAGCTGAAGGCTTTCTTCGGCGGACGCAAGGGCGAAATCCGCGAAGAGCTGAACAGCCTCGAGGTTCGCAAAGCCGAAGCCGAAGAGAAGCTCAAGGGCGTCGAGCGCGGCATCGCCAACCTCAACCAGGAAAAGCAGAAAATCCTCGACGAGGCCAAGAAGCAGGGCGAAGCCCTCAAGGTCGCCATCATCGAGAAGGCCGAGCGCGACGCCGAGTCCATGAAGGAACAGGCCAAGCGCACCGCCGAGAACGAAGCCAAGGCCGCCATCGACAAGATGCGCGGTGAAATGGCCGAGCTCGTGGCGGACGCGGCTGCGACGATGGTCAAGCAGCAGCTTTCCGAAAAGGACCATGAGCGTCTTGTGGACGAATACTTAACAAAGGTGGTGCTCAATTGA